One window from the genome of Roseomonas haemaphysalidis encodes:
- a CDS encoding toxic anion resistance protein, with amino-acid sequence MSDELTVTPSEARIRSLAGQIDLSDPGSILRFGTEAQNRAANAADAMLGAARNPATGEAGTVLSGLLQTLRGFDVAKLSQQPGLVGRLLGRGKAEASALVTRYESVRGQVEAIGDKLDTHRTGLMEDVERLERLYGATLEWFHSLAEYIAAGEAVLARTDAETIPAAIRVTEAGTDGLAPQKLADLRATRDALDRRVHDLRLTRQVAMQALPSIRLIQENDRALSAKIQSVLANTVPLWRTQLAQALAIQRMRDAGAAIRGATDLTNQLLVANAETLRMANAEARTEVERGVFDIAAVKQANAALVATLEDTLRIATEGREARRGATQELALAEQQIRNALAETKARLR; translated from the coding sequence TTGAGCGACGAACTGACCGTCACCCCGTCCGAGGCCCGCATCCGCTCGCTGGCCGGGCAGATCGACCTGTCCGACCCCGGCAGCATCCTGCGCTTCGGCACTGAGGCGCAGAACCGGGCCGCCAATGCCGCCGATGCCATGCTGGGCGCTGCCCGCAACCCCGCGACCGGCGAGGCCGGCACGGTGCTGTCCGGATTGTTGCAGACACTGCGCGGCTTCGATGTTGCCAAGCTGTCGCAGCAGCCGGGTCTCGTCGGGCGCCTTCTGGGGCGCGGCAAGGCCGAGGCCTCGGCCCTGGTCACCCGGTATGAAAGCGTGCGCGGGCAGGTGGAGGCGATCGGCGACAAGCTGGACACGCACCGCACCGGGCTGATGGAGGACGTGGAGCGGCTGGAGCGGCTCTACGGCGCCACGCTGGAATGGTTCCATTCCCTGGCCGAATACATCGCGGCCGGTGAAGCCGTGCTGGCGCGGACCGATGCCGAAACCATCCCCGCCGCCATCCGGGTGACAGAAGCCGGCACCGATGGCCTGGCGCCGCAGAAGTTGGCCGACCTGCGCGCCACCCGCGACGCCCTGGACCGCCGGGTGCACGACCTGCGGCTGACACGGCAGGTCGCCATGCAGGCTCTGCCTTCCATCCGGTTGATCCAGGAAAACGACCGGGCCCTGTCGGCCAAGATCCAGTCGGTGCTGGCCAACACCGTGCCGCTGTGGCGCACCCAGCTGGCCCAGGCGCTGGCCATCCAGCGCATGCGCGATGCCGGCGCCGCCATCCGCGGCGCGACCGACCTGACCAACCAGCTCCTGGTCGCCAATGCCGAAACGCTGCGCATGGCCAATGCCGAGGCGCGCACGGAGGTGGAACGCGGCGTGTTCGACATCGCCGCCGTGAAGCAGGCCAACGCGGCCCTGGTGGCGACACTGGAGGACACCCTGCGCATTGCCACGGAAGGCCGCGAGGCCCGCCGTGGCGCGACCCAGGAGCTGGCGCTGGCCGAGCAGCAGATCCGCAACGCCCTGGCGGAAACCAAGGCGCGGCTGCGCTAG
- a CDS encoding 3-keto-5-aminohexanoate cleavage protein, whose product MATKRKVIITCAVTGAIHTPSMSPYLPVTPEEITEAAIGAAEAGAAIVHLHARDPETGQPEQSPEAFAKFLPVIKQRSNVVVNLTTGGAPTMSIQERVRPAATFKPEVASLNLGSMNFGLFGMLNRFKDLKHQWERDYLGNKDIIFRNSFGDIEHILTTCAGNDTRFEFECYDTAHLYNLKYFHDQGLVRAPLFIQTVFGLQGGIGNHPEDVLHMKRTADRLFGDSYQWSVLGAGRNQLNIAAMAAAMGGNVRVGLEDSLWSGPGRLAQTNAEQVRAARQIIEGLGLEVATPDEARAMLQLKGGDKVGF is encoded by the coding sequence ATGGCCACCAAGCGCAAAGTCATCATCACCTGCGCCGTGACGGGGGCGATCCACACCCCCTCCATGTCGCCCTACCTGCCGGTGACGCCGGAGGAGATCACGGAAGCCGCCATCGGCGCCGCAGAGGCCGGGGCCGCCATCGTCCACCTGCATGCCCGCGACCCCGAGACCGGCCAGCCCGAACAGTCGCCGGAAGCCTTCGCGAAGTTCCTGCCGGTCATCAAGCAGCGTTCCAATGTCGTGGTGAACCTGACCACCGGTGGCGCGCCGACCATGAGCATCCAGGAGCGCGTGCGGCCGGCCGCGACCTTCAAGCCGGAAGTCGCCTCGCTGAACCTTGGCTCCATGAACTTCGGCCTGTTCGGCATGCTGAACCGCTTCAAGGACCTGAAGCACCAGTGGGAGCGGGACTACCTTGGCAACAAGGACATCATCTTCCGCAACAGCTTCGGCGATATCGAGCACATCCTGACCACCTGCGCCGGCAACGACACGCGGTTTGAGTTCGAGTGCTACGACACTGCGCATCTCTACAACCTCAAATATTTCCACGATCAGGGGCTGGTTCGCGCGCCGCTGTTCATCCAGACCGTGTTCGGCCTGCAAGGCGGCATCGGCAACCACCCGGAGGACGTGCTGCACATGAAGCGCACCGCCGACCGGTTGTTCGGCGACAGCTACCAGTGGTCGGTGCTCGGTGCCGGACGCAACCAGCTCAACATCGCCGCCATGGCGGCGGCGATGGGCGGCAACGTCCGCGTCGGGCTGGAAGACAGCCTGTGGTCCGGCCCCGGCCGGCTGGCGCAAACGAATGCCGAGCAGGTGCGCGCCGCGCGGCAGATCATCGAGGGGCTGGGGCTGGAGGTCGCGACGCCGGACGAGGCCCGTGCGATGCTGCAGCTCAAGGGCGGCGACAAGGTCGGCTTCTAG
- a CDS encoding SDR family oxidoreductase, translated as MDLGIEGLRVLVTAGANGIGRGIVEAFLAEGARVFTCDVDEDSLATLPAGVGHLPADVADRGQVATLVSDAVAHLGGLDVLVNNAGIAGPTGRVEDIAPEDWDRCLSVCLTSQFNCARLAVPHLRASSNPSIVNMSSVAGRFGFALRSPYSAAKWGVIGFTKSLAIELGDAGIRVNAILPGLVAGDRQRRVLEAKAQQRGMPFAEVEKAAFSYVSIKDYITPQQIADQILFLCSPRGRTISGQAIAVDGDTRMLA; from the coding sequence ATGGATCTAGGTATCGAAGGGCTGCGCGTGCTGGTGACGGCCGGCGCCAACGGCATCGGCCGTGGAATCGTCGAGGCATTCCTGGCGGAAGGCGCCCGCGTCTTCACCTGCGACGTGGACGAGGACAGTCTGGCCACCCTCCCCGCCGGCGTGGGCCATCTCCCGGCCGACGTTGCCGACCGCGGGCAGGTCGCTACCCTGGTTTCCGATGCGGTGGCGCATCTCGGCGGGCTGGACGTGCTGGTGAACAATGCCGGCATCGCCGGGCCCACCGGCCGCGTGGAGGACATCGCGCCGGAAGACTGGGACCGCTGCCTGTCCGTCTGCCTGACCAGCCAGTTCAACTGCGCACGCTTGGCGGTGCCGCACCTGCGGGCCAGCAGCAATCCCTCCATCGTCAACATGTCGTCGGTCGCCGGGCGATTCGGCTTTGCCCTGCGCAGCCCCTATTCCGCGGCGAAGTGGGGCGTGATCGGCTTCACCAAATCACTGGCGATCGAGCTGGGCGATGCGGGCATCCGCGTCAATGCCATCCTGCCCGGGCTGGTGGCGGGCGACCGGCAGCGGCGGGTGCTGGAAGCCAAGGCACAACAGCGCGGCATGCCCTTCGCCGAGGTCGAGAAGGCCGCGTTCTCCTACGTTTCCATCAAGGACTACATCACGCCACAGCAGATCGCGGACCAGATCCTGTTTCTGTGCAGTCCGCGCGGCCGCACCATCTCGGGACAGGCGATCGCGGTGGACGGCGACACCCGCATGCTGGCCTGA
- a CDS encoding pyridoxal-phosphate dependent enzyme — MPLHIDTPLLESRPLGQATGRQVWLKLDAMQPSGSFKIRGIGHACEHHARAGKRRFLSSSGGNAGIAVAYAGRRLGVPVTVVVPESTTDTAKALIRQEDAEVIVHGATWMEANAHAQSLRDDGTAFIHPFDDPLLWHGHASLVDEVVRAGQGFDAVVLSVGGGGLMCGVVEGLQRNGLGTVPVIAAETAGAASLAQSVAAGRRVELPAITSIATTLGAKMVCERAFALTREHPVESVVVTDAAALAACERFLDDHRILVEPACGAALAIAYGEPARLARFGRVLVVVCGGASAGLAQQREWAAALAA; from the coding sequence ATGCCGCTGCACATCGACACGCCGCTGCTCGAATCCCGCCCGCTCGGGCAGGCGACCGGGCGTCAGGTCTGGCTGAAGCTGGACGCGATGCAGCCTTCGGGTTCGTTCAAGATCCGTGGCATCGGCCATGCCTGCGAGCACCATGCGCGCGCCGGCAAGCGGCGGTTCCTGTCGTCGTCCGGCGGCAATGCCGGCATCGCGGTGGCCTATGCCGGGCGCAGGCTCGGCGTGCCGGTGACGGTGGTGGTGCCGGAAAGCACCACCGACACCGCCAAGGCGTTAATCCGCCAGGAGGATGCCGAGGTCATCGTGCACGGCGCCACCTGGATGGAAGCCAACGCGCACGCGCAGTCCCTGCGTGACGACGGCACCGCCTTTATCCACCCGTTCGACGACCCGCTGCTGTGGCACGGCCATGCGTCACTGGTGGACGAGGTGGTGCGCGCGGGCCAGGGCTTCGACGCCGTGGTGCTGTCCGTGGGCGGCGGCGGGCTGATGTGCGGTGTGGTCGAGGGGCTGCAGCGCAACGGCCTGGGCACCGTGCCGGTGATCGCTGCGGAAACCGCAGGAGCCGCGTCGCTCGCGCAGTCCGTCGCGGCAGGCCGGCGCGTGGAATTGCCGGCGATCACCAGCATCGCCACCACGCTCGGCGCCAAGATGGTTTGCGAGCGGGCCTTCGCGCTGACCCGCGAACACCCGGTCGAAAGCGTGGTGGTGACGGATGCCGCGGCGCTGGCGGCCTGCGAGCGCTTTCTGGACGACCACCGCATTCTGGTGGAGCCGGCCTGCGGGGCCGCGCTGGCCATCGCCTATGGCGAGCCCGCCCGCCTGGCCCGCTTCGGCCGCGTGCTGGTGGTGGTCTGCGGCGGTGCCTCGGCGGGGCTGGCGCAGCAGCGCGAATGGGCGGCGGCGCTGGCGGCCTAG
- a CDS encoding ligase-associated DNA damage response exonuclease yields the protein MAPPHPDTWIKVLPQGLYCEPGDFFIDPQAGVHRAIISHGHSDHARPYHDAVLGTAETLAIMTARLGEGRAGNTQQVLAYDRPIEHNGVRVTLVPAGHVLGSAQVVLDWRGSRIVVSGDYKRQADPTCLPFQPVPCDVFVTEATFALPVFQHPPARAEMQRLLASVALFPERAHLVGCYALGKCQRLISELRQIGYEKPIYLHGAQASMCALYERFGIGLGELRPVPRPAKRGETVLPGEIVLAPPSAEANPWMRRLADPVTAVASGWMRVRQRAKARGVELPLVVSDHADWPDLLNTIEEVGAPEVWVTHGREDALTHALGLRGVRGRALHLLGREEDEVEADVAAEEPAA from the coding sequence ATCGCACCGCCACACCCCGACACCTGGATCAAGGTCCTGCCGCAAGGACTGTATTGCGAGCCCGGGGACTTCTTTATCGACCCCCAGGCCGGGGTGCACCGCGCCATCATCAGCCACGGCCATTCAGACCACGCGCGCCCCTACCACGACGCCGTGCTCGGCACCGCCGAAACGCTGGCCATCATGACCGCCCGGCTGGGCGAGGGCAGGGCGGGCAACACCCAGCAGGTACTGGCCTATGACCGCCCGATCGAGCACAACGGCGTCCGCGTCACCCTGGTGCCGGCCGGCCACGTGCTCGGTTCGGCGCAGGTGGTGCTGGACTGGCGGGGCAGCCGCATCGTCGTGTCCGGCGACTACAAGCGGCAGGCCGACCCCACCTGCCTGCCGTTCCAGCCGGTGCCCTGCGACGTCTTCGTGACGGAGGCGACCTTCGCCTTGCCGGTGTTCCAGCACCCGCCGGCGCGGGCGGAGATGCAGAGGCTGCTGGCCAGCGTGGCACTGTTTCCGGAACGCGCGCACCTTGTCGGCTGCTACGCGCTGGGCAAGTGCCAGCGGCTGATCTCGGAGCTGCGGCAGATCGGCTACGAGAAGCCGATCTATCTGCACGGCGCCCAGGCCTCCATGTGCGCGCTGTACGAACGCTTCGGCATCGGGCTCGGCGAGTTGCGGCCGGTGCCGCGCCCGGCCAAGCGGGGCGAGACGGTGCTGCCGGGCGAGATCGTGCTGGCGCCCCCGAGCGCCGAGGCCAACCCCTGGATGCGCCGGCTGGCGGACCCGGTGACGGCGGTGGCCTCGGGCTGGATGCGGGTGCGGCAGCGGGCCAAGGCACGTGGGGTGGAGCTGCCGCTGGTGGTCAGCGACCACGCCGACTGGCCGGACCTGCTGAACACCATCGAGGAGGTGGGCGCCCCCGAGGTCTGGGTGACGCATGGGCGGGAAGACGCCCTGACCCACGCGCTGGGCCTGCGCGGCGTGCGCGGCCGGGCCCTGCATCTGCTGGGCCGCGAGGAAGACGAGGTGGAAGCCGACGTGGCGGCCGAGGAGCCCGCCGCATGA
- a CDS encoding benzoate/H(+) symporter BenE family transporter, translated as MPETPKPGSPGLLQPIVAGLLAAVVGFSSTFALVLHGYAVVGATPAQAAGGLLMLCLAQGLLAAVLSLRWRMPITLAWSTPGSALLAATGALDGGFATATGAFVIAAALILVAGLWKPFGRAVAAIPTPLASAMLAGILFEICLAPVRASAAMPWLALPVVGAWALAWRFARLYAVPVAVLAAAVVLFLAVPMPGGLSAPAMAWPEFVMPRFSIGATVGLAMPLFLVTMASQNVPGLAVMHAHGYRPEPGAIFTATGVTSLLIAPFGAHPINLAAITAALCAGKDAHPDPARRWVASVASGGAYVVLGLGAGLAAAFIAAAPPLLIQTVAGLALLGTLGGAITSAAASERDRLAAMATFVATASGVTVLGIGAAFWGLLAGGALMLLDRLRR; from the coding sequence ATGCCCGAAACACCGAAACCGGGCTCGCCCGGCCTTTTGCAGCCGATCGTCGCCGGGCTGCTGGCCGCCGTGGTCGGCTTTTCTTCCACCTTCGCGCTGGTGCTGCATGGCTACGCCGTGGTGGGCGCGACGCCGGCCCAGGCCGCGGGCGGCTTGCTGATGCTGTGCCTGGCGCAGGGCCTGCTTGCCGCCGTGCTGAGCCTGCGCTGGCGCATGCCGATCACCCTGGCCTGGTCCACCCCGGGCTCCGCGCTGCTGGCCGCCACCGGCGCGCTGGACGGTGGGTTCGCCACGGCCACCGGCGCCTTCGTGATCGCGGCGGCATTGATCCTGGTGGCCGGATTGTGGAAGCCGTTCGGACGCGCCGTCGCCGCCATCCCGACGCCGCTGGCCAGCGCGATGCTGGCGGGCATCCTGTTCGAAATCTGCCTCGCACCGGTGCGGGCCAGCGCCGCCATGCCGTGGCTGGCGCTGCCGGTGGTGGGGGCCTGGGCGCTGGCTTGGCGCTTTGCCCGCCTGTACGCGGTTCCGGTGGCGGTGCTGGCCGCGGCGGTGGTGCTGTTTCTGGCGGTGCCCATGCCGGGCGGGCTGTCGGCGCCGGCCATGGCCTGGCCGGAATTCGTCATGCCCCGCTTCAGCATCGGCGCCACGGTGGGACTGGCGATGCCGCTGTTCCTGGTGACCATGGCATCGCAGAACGTGCCGGGCCTCGCGGTCATGCATGCCCATGGCTACCGCCCGGAGCCCGGCGCCATCTTCACCGCGACCGGCGTCACCAGCCTGCTGATCGCGCCCTTCGGCGCGCATCCGATCAACCTGGCCGCCATCACCGCCGCGTTGTGCGCCGGAAAGGATGCTCATCCGGACCCGGCACGGCGCTGGGTGGCATCCGTGGCGTCGGGCGGGGCTTACGTGGTGCTCGGGCTCGGTGCGGGGCTGGCGGCGGCGTTCATCGCCGCGGCACCGCCGCTGCTGATCCAGACGGTGGCGGGGCTGGCCCTGCTGGGTACCCTGGGGGGTGCCATCACTTCGGCGGCGGCTAGCGAACGGGACCGGCTGGCGGCCATGGCCACATTTGTTGCCACGGCATCAGGCGTGACGGTGCTCGGGATCGGGGCGGCATTCTGGGGATTGCTGGCAGGCGGGGCGCTGATGCTGCTCGACCGGCTGCGGAGATAA
- a CDS encoding cisplatin damage response ATP-dependent DNA ligase produces the protein MSLPAFADLLERLIFTPGRNAKLALLKRWFATQPDPDRGVGLAAIAGELSFTLAKPSIIRQLAAGRTDPELLAMSHDYVGDLAETVALLWPEPKPRPNRPPPDLSEVVETLELAAKSEIPQIIAEWLDVLDSGGRLALIKLVTGGLRVGVSARLARQALADWSNTPVEEIEEVWHGIPVPYLPLFAWLEGRAPRPDPKDAPVFRPPMLAQPLEAPDIAALDHTAYRAEWKWDGVRVQVSAGPGGCKLWSRTGEDYSAAFPEIVDAMDFHAVLDGELLVMRDGEVAPFADLQQRLNRKVVGPKFLKEFPAGLRLYDILFENGEDLRTMPFDQRRDRLEAWFLRTEPRLMDLSTQVAFTSLEQLSLLRDGARAAGIEGLMLKRGDSPYVAGRPKGLWWKWKRAPLSVDAVLMYAQRGHGKRSSSYSDYTFGLWREDGELVPVGKAYSGYTDQELVWLDRWIRNHTTGRFGPVREVAKELVLEIVFDAAQLSGRHKSGVAMRFPRIARLRADKPAAEADRLETLMAMVENRAEAES, from the coding sequence ATGAGCCTGCCCGCCTTCGCCGACCTGCTGGAGCGGCTGATCTTCACCCCCGGCCGCAACGCCAAGCTGGCCCTGCTGAAGCGCTGGTTCGCCACCCAGCCGGACCCGGACCGTGGCGTCGGCCTCGCCGCCATCGCCGGCGAGCTGTCTTTCACGCTGGCGAAGCCCTCCATCATCCGCCAGCTCGCCGCCGGCCGCACCGACCCCGAACTGCTGGCAATGAGCCACGACTACGTAGGCGACCTGGCCGAGACGGTGGCGCTGCTCTGGCCCGAGCCGAAGCCCCGCCCCAACCGCCCGCCGCCGGACCTGTCCGAGGTGGTGGAAACGCTGGAGCTGGCAGCCAAGTCCGAGATTCCGCAGATCATCGCGGAATGGCTGGATGTGCTGGATTCCGGCGGGCGGCTGGCGCTGATCAAGCTGGTGACCGGCGGGCTGCGCGTCGGCGTCTCCGCCCGTCTGGCGCGGCAGGCGCTGGCGGACTGGTCGAACACCCCGGTGGAGGAGATCGAGGAGGTCTGGCACGGCATTCCCGTGCCTTACCTGCCGCTGTTCGCCTGGCTGGAAGGCCGGGCGCCCCGGCCGGACCCCAAGGACGCGCCGGTGTTCCGCCCGCCCATGCTGGCACAGCCGCTGGAAGCGCCGGACATCGCGGCGCTGGACCACACCGCCTATCGCGCCGAATGGAAGTGGGACGGCGTGCGCGTGCAGGTTTCGGCCGGCCCGGGGGGCTGCAAGCTGTGGTCGCGCACCGGCGAGGATTATTCCGCCGCCTTTCCCGAGATCGTCGATGCCATGGACTTCCATGCCGTGCTGGACGGCGAGCTGCTGGTGATGCGCGACGGCGAGGTCGCGCCCTTCGCGGATTTGCAGCAGCGTCTGAACCGCAAGGTGGTCGGCCCGAAGTTCCTGAAGGAATTTCCCGCCGGCCTGCGCCTTTACGACATCCTGTTCGAGAATGGCGAGGACCTGCGGACCATGCCTTTCGACCAGCGGCGCGACCGCCTGGAAGCCTGGTTTCTCCGCACCGAACCCCGGTTGATGGACCTGTCCACGCAGGTCGCCTTCACCTCGCTGGAGCAGCTGTCCCTGTTGCGCGATGGCGCGCGGGCGGCGGGCATCGAGGGGCTGATGCTGAAGCGCGGCGACAGCCCCTATGTGGCGGGCCGGCCCAAGGGGCTGTGGTGGAAGTGGAAGCGCGCGCCGCTCAGCGTCGATGCCGTGCTGATGTATGCCCAGCGCGGCCACGGCAAGCGCAGCAGCAGCTATTCGGACTACACCTTCGGCCTGTGGCGGGAGGACGGGGAGTTGGTGCCGGTCGGCAAGGCCTATTCCGGCTATACCGACCAGGAGCTGGTGTGGCTGGACCGCTGGATCCGCAACCACACCACCGGCCGCTTCGGCCCGGTGCGTGAGGTGGCCAAGGAACTGGTGCTGGAGATCGTCTTCGACGCCGCGCAGCTGTCCGGCCGGCACAAATCCGGTGTCGCCATGCGCTTTCCGCGCATTGCCCGGTTGCGGGCGGACAAGCCGGCGGCCGAGGCGGACCGCCTGGAAACGCTGATGGCGATGGTGGAAAACCGGGCCGAAGCCGAATCTTAA
- a CDS encoding sigma-54-dependent transcriptional regulator — protein sequence MTLNRVAFVDDDPDLRAANAQTLELAGLEPLPLGSGAEALARLDAEFDGVVVSDVRMPGMDGLTLFRRLRERDADLPVILVTGHGDIAMAVAAIQEGAYDFIPKPYAPEALLASVRRGLEKRRLVLENRRLREATRSGDTDGLLLGETPAMQRLRRTLRHVADADVDVLVVGETGAGKEVVSAALHRWSRRATRPFVALNCGALPEAVIESELFGHEPGAFTGAQKKRVGRIEHASGGTLFLDEIESMAPALQVKLLRVLETREVAPLGTNEVRQLDLRVVAASKVDLGEAASAGRFREDLFYRLNVVTVCIPPLRERRGDIPLLFAHFLKRAAARFRRPTPPLTAAVERHLLSHPWPGNVRELSHFAERFVLGLEAPEEASLPDTGDGTLPERVERFEGTLIRAALQANGGDVRATLQALGIPRKTFYDKLTRHGIDRAQYARQE from the coding sequence ATGACCCTGAACCGCGTGGCCTTCGTGGACGACGACCCCGATCTCCGCGCTGCCAATGCCCAGACGCTGGAGCTGGCCGGGCTGGAGCCGCTGCCGCTGGGGTCGGGGGCCGAGGCCCTGGCACGGCTGGACGCGGAGTTCGACGGCGTGGTGGTCAGCGACGTGCGAATGCCGGGCATGGACGGGCTGACGCTGTTCCGCCGCCTGCGGGAACGCGATGCCGACCTGCCGGTGATCCTGGTCACCGGCCATGGCGACATTGCCATGGCCGTCGCCGCCATCCAGGAAGGCGCCTACGACTTCATCCCCAAGCCCTACGCACCCGAGGCGCTGCTGGCCAGCGTGCGGCGCGGCCTGGAGAAGCGGCGCCTCGTGCTGGAAAACCGGCGGCTGCGCGAAGCCACCCGCAGCGGCGACACGGATGGCCTGCTGCTGGGCGAAACGCCGGCCATGCAGCGCCTGCGCCGCACCCTGCGCCACGTGGCGGATGCCGACGTGGACGTGCTGGTGGTGGGCGAGACGGGCGCGGGCAAGGAAGTGGTTTCTGCCGCGCTGCACCGCTGGAGCCGCCGCGCCACCCGCCCCTTCGTGGCCCTGAATTGCGGCGCGCTGCCGGAGGCGGTGATCGAGAGCGAGTTGTTCGGCCACGAGCCCGGCGCCTTTACCGGCGCGCAGAAGAAGCGCGTGGGGCGGATCGAGCACGCCAGCGGCGGCACGCTGTTTCTGGACGAGATCGAGAGCATGGCCCCTGCCCTGCAGGTCAAGCTCCTGCGGGTGCTGGAAACGCGCGAGGTGGCGCCGCTGGGCACCAACGAGGTGCGGCAGCTCGACCTGCGGGTGGTGGCCGCCAGCAAGGTGGACCTGGGCGAGGCCGCCAGCGCCGGGCGCTTCCGCGAGGACCTGTTCTATCGCCTCAACGTCGTCACGGTCTGCATTCCGCCCCTGCGCGAGCGGCGAGGCGACATCCCGCTGCTGTTCGCGCATTTCCTGAAGCGCGCGGCGGCCCGCTTCCGCCGCCCGACGCCACCGTTGACGGCGGCGGTGGAGCGCCACCTCCTGTCCCACCCCTGGCCCGGCAACGTGCGGGAACTGTCGCATTTCGCGGAACGCTTCGTGCTGGGGCTGGAAGCGCCCGAAGAGGCGTCCCTGCCCGATACCGGCGACGGCACCCTGCCCGAGCGGGTGGAGCGCTTCGAGGGCACTCTCATCCGCGCCGCGCTCCAGGCCAACGGTGGCGACGTCCGCGCGACGCTCCAGGCTCTCGGCATTCCCCGCAAGACCTTCTATGACAAGCTGACGCGCCACGGCATCGACCGGGCGCAGTATGCGCGGCAGGAGTAG
- a CDS encoding alanine racemase, with translation MDIASLETPVPVVDLGIAEANIARMQAYADAHGIALRPHIKTHKLPALAHRQLEQGARGITCQKLGEAEVMADAGIDDIFISYPIIGEAKAERLAALAARVKMRVNVDSSAGIETLARAARHGHEIGVVIEFDSGNKRSGVVTVDAAVALAKQAAATPGLRFDGLMTYPTSAASAAFIAEALPKLRAEGLEPAVLSGGGSPKAVHTHEMAPVNELRVGTYVYNDRMMVAAGAAGWEDCALTVHVTVISRPEDDRAIIDAGSKTFAADIMPGGQQLGYGHILEYPDARIDRISEEHGMVDLTACAKKPAIGERLRVVPNHVCPVSNLHDRVATVKDGAFLGFVDVAARGRTL, from the coding sequence TTGGACATCGCTTCCCTCGAAACCCCGGTCCCCGTGGTCGATCTCGGCATCGCCGAGGCCAACATCGCCCGGATGCAGGCCTATGCCGACGCGCATGGCATCGCGCTGCGGCCGCACATCAAGACCCACAAGCTGCCCGCCCTGGCGCACCGCCAGCTCGAACAGGGTGCGCGCGGCATCACCTGCCAGAAGCTGGGCGAGGCCGAGGTGATGGCCGATGCTGGCATTGACGACATCTTCATCAGCTACCCGATCATCGGCGAGGCCAAGGCCGAGCGGCTGGCGGCGCTGGCCGCCCGTGTGAAGATGCGCGTTAATGTCGACAGCAGCGCCGGCATCGAGACGCTGGCCCGCGCGGCGCGGCACGGCCACGAGATCGGCGTGGTCATCGAGTTCGACAGCGGCAACAAGCGCAGCGGCGTGGTGACGGTGGATGCCGCCGTGGCCCTGGCCAAGCAGGCCGCCGCCACCCCCGGCCTGCGCTTCGACGGGCTGATGACCTACCCGACCAGCGCGGCCTCGGCCGCCTTCATCGCGGAAGCCCTGCCGAAGCTGCGGGCGGAGGGGCTGGAGCCCGCCGTGCTGTCCGGTGGCGGCAGCCCCAAGGCGGTGCACACGCATGAGATGGCGCCCGTCAACGAACTCCGCGTCGGCACCTATGTCTACAACGACCGCATGATGGTCGCAGCCGGCGCCGCCGGCTGGGAGGATTGCGCGCTGACCGTGCATGTCACCGTGATCAGCCGCCCCGAGGACGACCGCGCCATCATCGACGCCGGCAGCAAGACCTTCGCCGCCGACATCATGCCGGGCGGCCAGCAGCTCGGCTACGGGCACATCCTGGAATACCCGGACGCGCGCATCGACCGCATCAGCGAGGAGCATGGCATGGTGGACCTGACCGCCTGCGCCAAGAAGCCCGCGATCGGTGAGCGGCTGCGCGTGGTGCCCAACCACGTCTGCCCCGTCAGCAACCTGCACGACCGGGTGGCCACGGTGAAGGACGGCGCCTTCCTCGGCTTCGTGGATGTCGCCGCCCGTGGGCGCACGCTGTGA
- a CDS encoding RidA family protein translates to MSAAEDRLAALGHALPVLGKPLFAYVPFRRAGDIAYISGQVPRHADGSLTTGKVGGDMSIEDAQKAAELCALHILAVAKEAAGSLEKVEFLKVFGMVNAVPEFGQQPQVIDACSKLLFAALGENGRHARSAVGMGSLPSNVPVEIEAVIRILD, encoded by the coding sequence GTGAGCGCCGCCGAGGACCGCCTGGCCGCGCTGGGACACGCCCTGCCGGTGCTGGGCAAGCCGCTGTTCGCCTACGTGCCGTTCCGCCGCGCCGGCGACATCGCCTATATCTCCGGCCAGGTGCCGCGCCACGCGGACGGATCGCTGACCACCGGCAAGGTGGGCGGCGACATGAGCATCGAGGACGCGCAGAAGGCCGCCGAGCTCTGCGCCCTGCACATCCTGGCCGTGGCGAAGGAGGCCGCCGGCAGCCTGGAGAAGGTGGAATTCCTGAAGGTGTTCGGCATGGTCAATGCGGTGCCGGAGTTCGGCCAGCAGCCGCAGGTGATCGATGCCTGTTCCAAACTGCTGTTCGCCGCCCTGGGCGAGAACGGCCGCCACGCCCGTTCCGCCGTCGGCATGGGTTCGCTGCCCTCCAACGTGCCGGTGGAGATCGAGGCGGTGATCCGGATCCTCGACTGA
- a CDS encoding DUF1328 domain-containing protein: MLKWALICLVISIIAGALGFRGVSSAAGTAAKVLFGIFLILFIVFLIMAFTAGQMVL; encoded by the coding sequence ATGCTGAAATGGGCCCTCATCTGCCTCGTCATCTCCATCATCGCCGGCGCGCTCGGCTTCCGGGGCGTGTCCTCGGCGGCAGGCACGGCGGCGAAGGTGCTGTTCGGTATCTTCCTGATCCTGTTCATCGTGTTCCTGATCATGGCCTTCACCGCCGGCCAGATGGTCCTTTGA